One genomic segment of Pandoraea sputorum includes these proteins:
- a CDS encoding AraC family transcriptional regulator: MSAPILELREYRPTDSTDTHDFHQVVIGLSGRMSLSLDGVATQHGRVGARNGVVIPAGVRHGYRGDGPNRQIVLDVPAAIANATGTARAFSREAFFALDAGLLALVHRVNASVGDGHPLDADDPVVREWLAALAPRLAPARHASRTVRLDLSQVDARLQADLATPLDTATLAREAGMSVRHFHDCFVAMTGETPHRHLMRLRLARAASLLLDEDAPLADIALDVGFNDQSALTHAFRQHYGLTPAAWRRARTAN, encoded by the coding sequence ATGTCCGCCCCGATCCTCGAACTTCGCGAGTACCGTCCCACCGATAGCACCGACACACACGACTTCCATCAGGTCGTGATCGGGCTGTCCGGACGCATGTCGCTCTCGCTCGACGGTGTCGCCACCCAGCACGGCCGCGTGGGTGCGCGCAACGGCGTGGTCATTCCTGCGGGCGTACGGCACGGCTATCGGGGCGACGGGCCGAACCGGCAAATCGTGCTGGACGTCCCTGCCGCGATTGCCAACGCCACCGGCACGGCACGCGCCTTCTCGCGCGAAGCGTTCTTCGCGCTGGATGCAGGACTGCTGGCGCTGGTCCATCGGGTGAACGCCAGCGTTGGTGACGGACATCCGCTCGATGCCGACGACCCCGTCGTGCGAGAATGGCTCGCCGCGCTCGCGCCCCGGCTGGCACCGGCACGTCATGCCTCGCGCACTGTGCGGCTGGATTTATCGCAAGTCGACGCGCGTTTGCAAGCCGACCTTGCCACACCGCTCGACACCGCTACGCTCGCGCGGGAGGCGGGCATGAGCGTGCGGCATTTCCACGACTGCTTCGTGGCGATGACCGGCGAGACGCCTCACCGGCATCTCATGCGCCTGCGGCTCGCCCGCGCTGCGTCGCTGCTGCTCGATGAAGACGCACCGCTCGCCGACATCGCGCTGGACGTCGGCTTCAACGATCAAAGCGCCCTCACGCATGCCTTTCGTCAGCATTACGGCCTGACGCCCGCCGCCTGGCGACGCGCCCGGACCGCCAACTGA
- a CDS encoding TOBE domain-containing protein, translating to MGITAINVRNQFKGRIREILRGPVLSEVDVETPSGIVTSVITTRSIDELRLDIGSEVVALVKATEVSLAKL from the coding sequence ATGGGTATCACCGCCATCAACGTGCGCAACCAGTTCAAGGGCCGTATTCGCGAGATTCTGCGCGGCCCGGTGCTTTCGGAAGTGGACGTCGAGACGCCGAGCGGCATCGTCACGTCGGTCATCACCACGCGCTCGATCGACGAACTGCGTCTGGATATCGGTTCCGAGGTCGTGGCACTGGTCAAGGCCACCGAGGTATCGCTCGCGAAGCTTTGA
- a CDS encoding inositol monophosphatase family protein: MQHPMLNIAVKAARRAGTIISRASLDIDTVKVSKKQHNDFVTEVDKAAEQAIISVLLEAYPDHAILAEESGEEHGNSDSEFQWIIDPLDGTTNFIHGLPYYCTSIALAHKGVVSQAVIYDPTRNELFTASRGRGAFLDGKRIRVSRRDRLADGLIGTGFPFRDLQGVENYLKMFGTMTEHCAGIRRPGAAALDLANVAAGRMDGFFEQGLNPWDMAAGSLLITEAGGLVGNYTGESDFLFEGEILAGNPKIYAQMVKLLEGYSLTKRPAPSAKSGTLSVSVEGSSQA, translated from the coding sequence ATGCAGCATCCCATGCTCAATATCGCGGTGAAGGCCGCGCGCCGCGCCGGCACCATCATCAGCCGAGCCTCCCTCGATATCGATACCGTCAAGGTCAGCAAGAAGCAGCACAACGACTTCGTGACGGAAGTGGACAAAGCGGCAGAGCAAGCGATCATCAGCGTCCTCCTCGAAGCCTATCCCGACCACGCCATCCTCGCCGAAGAATCGGGCGAAGAGCACGGCAATTCCGACTCGGAATTCCAGTGGATCATCGATCCGCTCGACGGCACCACCAACTTCATCCACGGCCTGCCCTACTACTGCACGTCGATTGCCCTCGCGCACAAGGGTGTCGTCTCGCAAGCCGTGATCTACGATCCGACTCGCAACGAACTGTTCACCGCCTCGCGCGGTCGCGGTGCGTTCCTCGACGGCAAGCGTATTCGCGTCTCGCGCCGCGATCGTCTGGCCGACGGTCTGATCGGCACGGGATTCCCGTTCCGTGATCTGCAAGGCGTGGAAAACTACCTGAAGATGTTCGGCACGATGACCGAGCATTGCGCCGGCATCCGTCGCCCGGGCGCCGCCGCGCTGGATCTGGCCAACGTCGCCGCTGGCCGCATGGACGGTTTCTTCGAGCAAGGCCTGAACCCGTGGGACATGGCCGCAGGCAGCCTGCTGATCACCGAAGCCGGTGGTCTGGTCGGCAACTACACGGGCGAATCGGACTTCCTGTTCGAGGGCGAAATCCTCGCAGGCAACCCGAAGATCTACGCACAGATGGTCAAGCTGCTCGAGGGTTATTCGCTCACGAAGCGCCCGGCCCCGTCAGCTAAGTCGGGGACGCTCTCCGTCTCGGTGGAAGGTAGCTCGCAGGCGTAA
- the ssuC gene encoding aliphatic sulfonate ABC transporter permease SsuC — protein MTQSTLTTSSTDAATGAAAPGALQRYARSAARRLAPWAVPVVLVALWQLAAEQGWLSTRVLPAPSAVVEAAWQLAITGQIWRDIGVSTGRAVIGFLIGGGLGLLLGMLTGLSRVAETALDSSFQMLRNIPHLALIPLVILWFGIDEKAKLFLVSIGVFFPMYLNTYAGIRAVDPALVEMARSYGLRGWALYRDVILPGALPSILVGVRFSLGLMWVTLIVAETISAQSGIGYLTMNAREFLQTDIVLVGILLYALLGKLADVLAKELEFRWLRWHPAFQRGAAA, from the coding sequence ATGACCCAATCTACGCTGACGACTTCGTCGACCGACGCCGCCACCGGTGCTGCGGCACCCGGCGCGTTGCAACGCTACGCACGCAGTGCCGCTCGCCGCCTTGCGCCGTGGGCCGTGCCTGTCGTGCTCGTCGCGCTCTGGCAACTTGCCGCAGAGCAGGGCTGGCTGTCGACGCGGGTGCTGCCCGCGCCGTCCGCCGTTGTGGAAGCCGCGTGGCAACTCGCGATCACGGGGCAGATCTGGCGCGACATCGGTGTGTCGACCGGGCGCGCCGTTATCGGTTTTCTCATCGGCGGCGGTCTCGGGCTGCTGCTGGGCATGCTGACGGGACTGTCGCGTGTGGCGGAAACGGCGCTCGACTCGTCGTTCCAGATGCTGCGCAACATCCCGCACCTGGCGCTGATTCCGCTGGTGATTCTGTGGTTCGGCATCGACGAGAAAGCGAAGCTGTTCCTCGTCTCCATCGGGGTGTTCTTTCCGATGTATCTCAATACGTATGCGGGCATTCGTGCCGTCGATCCGGCGCTGGTTGAGATGGCGCGCAGCTACGGTTTGCGCGGCTGGGCGCTGTATCGCGACGTGATTCTGCCTGGAGCGTTGCCGTCGATTCTGGTGGGCGTGCGCTTTTCGCTCGGCCTGATGTGGGTGACGCTGATCGTGGCGGAAACCATCTCGGCGCAATCGGGCATCGGCTATCTGACGATGAACGCTCGCGAGTTCCTGCAAACGGACATCGTGCTCGTGGGGATTCTGCTGTACGCGCTGCTGGGCAAGCTGGCCGACGTGCTGGCCAAGGAGCTGGAATTTCGCTGGTTGCGCTGGCATCCGGCCTTTCAACGAGGAGCCGCCGCATGA
- the ssuE gene encoding NADPH-dependent FMN reductase — MTYAVTISGSPSAASRSARLLRFVESDLASAGIEVRRIDIRALSPAALLAADTSHDDLRHALAQVAGAQAVVVATPVYKAAYSGLLKAFLDVLPQDGLADKLVAPFATGGSPAHLLALDYALKPVLSALGAQHILRGVFAVDLQVPKEEGATLDAAIAERLGATVDQLSQWLHEREVIRQWPGKVAEGIRNARSARAVGATLAA, encoded by the coding sequence ATGACATACGCCGTCACGATCTCCGGCAGCCCATCGGCCGCCTCACGCAGTGCCCGGTTGCTGCGCTTCGTCGAATCCGATCTGGCTTCGGCTGGCATCGAGGTCCGCCGCATCGATATCCGTGCACTCTCGCCCGCAGCGCTGCTCGCCGCCGATACCTCGCACGACGATCTGCGTCATGCGCTCGCCCAGGTGGCCGGGGCGCAGGCGGTTGTCGTCGCCACGCCCGTCTACAAGGCGGCTTATAGCGGCTTGCTGAAGGCCTTCCTCGACGTGCTGCCGCAAGACGGCCTCGCGGACAAACTCGTCGCTCCGTTCGCGACCGGCGGCAGCCCCGCGCATCTGCTCGCGCTCGACTATGCGCTCAAGCCCGTGCTTTCGGCGCTCGGTGCGCAGCACATTCTGCGCGGTGTGTTTGCCGTCGATCTGCAAGTACCGAAGGAGGAGGGCGCAACGCTCGACGCCGCCATCGCGGAGCGTCTGGGCGCGACCGTCGATCAGCTCTCGCAATGGCTGCACGAGCGCGAGGTGATCCGTCAGTGGCCGGGTAAGGTCGCCGAAGGCATCCGGAATGCACGCAGTGCGCGCGCCGTGGGCGCGACGCTCGCTGCCTGA
- a CDS encoding RNA methyltransferase, whose protein sequence is MSQSAASAPHSPLPLFDQVRFVLNETSHPGNVGSAARAIKTMGFGRLVLAAPRAGADVLRDPEAIALASGADDVLANTLIVPDLVTALQGVSWAVALSARSREYGPPNAEPRESAAIAVQHAGQAEAVAFVFGSERTGLSNADVDRCNALVHIPANPVYSSLNLSQAVQLIAWEMRMACLAQARGDAPQVVTVATPVTDAASHDALATRDDVEGMLTHLERALVELDFLDPDNPKKLMTRLRRLFAKSHLEREEVNILRGISKHILERKVRR, encoded by the coding sequence ATGTCCCAGTCTGCTGCGTCCGCTCCCCATTCCCCGTTGCCGTTGTTCGATCAGGTGCGTTTCGTCCTCAACGAGACGAGTCATCCCGGCAACGTCGGCTCGGCCGCGCGTGCAATCAAGACAATGGGGTTTGGCCGACTGGTGCTTGCCGCGCCGCGTGCGGGGGCAGACGTGCTGCGCGACCCTGAAGCGATTGCGCTTGCAAGCGGTGCCGACGACGTGCTCGCCAACACGCTGATCGTGCCCGATCTCGTCACTGCTTTGCAGGGCGTGAGCTGGGCTGTGGCGCTCTCTGCGCGCTCACGTGAGTACGGGCCCCCGAACGCCGAGCCGCGCGAGAGTGCGGCCATCGCTGTGCAACACGCGGGGCAGGCAGAGGCCGTGGCGTTCGTGTTCGGCAGCGAGCGCACCGGTTTGTCGAATGCAGACGTGGACCGGTGCAACGCGCTCGTGCACATTCCCGCGAACCCGGTCTATAGCTCGCTCAACCTTTCGCAGGCCGTGCAATTGATCGCCTGGGAAATGCGCATGGCGTGCCTGGCGCAGGCGCGTGGTGACGCGCCACAGGTCGTGACGGTGGCGACACCGGTCACCGATGCCGCTTCGCATGATGCGCTGGCGACACGCGACGACGTCGAAGGCATGCTCACGCATCTGGAGCGCGCGCTCGTGGAGCTCGATTTTCTCGACCCGGACAATCCCAAGAAGTTGATGACGCGATTGCGGCGTCTCTTCGCGAAGAGCCATCTGGAGCGCGAGGAGGTCAACATCCTGCGGGGCATCTCGAAGCACATTCTGGAACGCAAAGTGCGACGCTGA
- a CDS encoding tRNA-binding protein, translating into MTDSEHKTETPNTIEWQDFEKIELRVGTIVSARVNEKAKKPAYVLEVDLGELGVKTSSAQITVHYTPQALVGRQVLCVCNFGPKRIAGVVSEVLVTGFADADGAIVLAGVERKVPNGARLH; encoded by the coding sequence ATGACGGATTCCGAGCACAAGACCGAGACCCCGAACACCATCGAATGGCAGGACTTCGAGAAGATCGAGCTGCGTGTGGGCACGATCGTATCGGCACGCGTCAATGAAAAAGCGAAAAAGCCCGCATACGTGCTGGAAGTCGATCTGGGTGAGTTGGGCGTGAAGACATCGAGCGCGCAGATCACAGTGCACTACACGCCGCAGGCCCTCGTCGGTCGACAGGTACTGTGCGTGTGCAACTTCGGGCCGAAGCGCATCGCGGGCGTCGTGTCCGAGGTGCTGGTGACAGGCTTTGCCGACGCCGACGGGGCCATCGTCCTGGCTGGTGTTGAGCGCAAAGTGCCCAACGGCGCCCGTTTGCACTGA
- a CDS encoding ATP-binding cassette domain-containing protein: MSAQQLAPVAGADIEAEWTAEQCATGNTHRLSLDPQVDPFGTRLPLGANVAAQRGAVGTNLKVVHPASDAQALADATSGGLRVDAVGKRYGARSVLSDFSLTIPRGGFAAIVGRSGCGKSTLLRLIAGLETPDAGRITLDGHALGDASGKVATRIMFQDARLLPWRTVLENVAIGLPKSSHAKALDVLREVGLAERADDWPSQLSGGQRQRVALARALVHQPDLLLLDEPLGALDALTRIEMHALIERLWRAHGFTALLVTHDVQEAVALADRVVLIEQGQLGLDQTVSLARPRARGSAEFAGLEAQVLARVLQTEVAPSSHVPVGEPLWPAAAVRWAI; encoded by the coding sequence ATGAGCGCACAACAACTGGCACCGGTCGCGGGTGCAGACATCGAAGCCGAATGGACGGCCGAGCAGTGCGCCACCGGCAATACACACCGACTCTCGCTCGATCCGCAGGTCGATCCGTTCGGCACGCGCTTGCCGCTCGGGGCGAACGTGGCTGCGCAGCGTGGCGCGGTGGGGACGAATCTTAAAGTAGTGCATCCGGCGAGTGACGCGCAAGCATTAGCGGACGCTACTTCCGGCGGGTTGCGTGTCGACGCCGTTGGTAAGCGCTACGGCGCACGTTCGGTGCTGTCGGACTTCTCGCTGACGATTCCGCGCGGTGGATTTGCGGCCATCGTGGGGCGTAGCGGTTGCGGCAAATCCACGCTGCTGCGTCTGATCGCCGGTCTGGAGACGCCTGACGCCGGGCGCATCACGCTCGACGGGCACGCGCTGGGCGATGCCTCAGGCAAGGTGGCCACGCGCATCATGTTCCAGGACGCGCGTCTGCTGCCGTGGCGCACCGTGCTGGAGAACGTCGCCATCGGTTTGCCGAAGTCTTCGCATGCGAAGGCACTCGACGTACTGCGCGAAGTGGGGCTGGCCGAGCGCGCCGACGACTGGCCGAGTCAACTCTCCGGCGGTCAGCGTCAGCGGGTGGCGCTGGCGCGTGCGCTGGTGCATCAGCCCGATCTGTTGCTGCTCGATGAGCCGCTCGGTGCGCTCGACGCGCTCACTCGCATCGAAATGCATGCGCTGATCGAGCGCCTGTGGCGCGCACACGGATTCACGGCGCTGCTCGTCACGCACGACGTGCAGGAGGCGGTAGCGCTGGCCGATCGTGTCGTGCTCATCGAACAGGGGCAACTGGGGCTCGATCAGACGGTGTCGCTGGCACGTCCGCGAGCGCGCGGCAGTGCCGAATTTGCGGGACTCGAAGCACAGGTGCTGGCGCGTGTGCTGCAAACCGAGGTCGCGCCGTCGTCGCATGTGCCGGTCGGCGAGCCGTTGTGGCCCGCGGCCGCGGTGCGGTGGGCCATCTAA
- the gltX gene encoding glutamate--tRNA ligase yields the protein MTTVRTRFAPSPTGFIHLGNIRSALYPWAFARHNNGAFVLRIEDTDLERSSQQAVDVILEGMEWLGLDYDEGPFYQMQRMDRYREVLEQLKAGGHVYPCYMSMEELDELREQQRVRGEKPRYDGRWRPEPGKVLPEPPAGVQPVLRFKNPLTGSVVWEDAVKGRIEISNEELDDLVIARPDGTPTYNFCVVVDDIDMDITHVIRGDDHVNNTPRQINIFEALGKKWPVYAHLPTVLNDQGEKMSKRNGAMSVVQYREEGYLPEAVVNYLARLGWAHGDAEVFSREQFVAWFDLEHLGKSPAQHNPEKLLWLNNQYLKQADNDRLAGLTEPFLQKAGVSIEGGPSLAGVVGLFKDRANTIKDIAASAEMFYRAPAPSAEDMTQHMTDAARAAVKDLAAALAALTEWKKEAISPAFKATLAQHGMKMPQLAMPVRLLVVGTTHTPAIDAVLELLGRDAVLARLAA from the coding sequence ATGACCACTGTCCGCACCCGCTTTGCGCCTAGCCCGACCGGTTTCATCCATCTGGGCAACATCCGTTCCGCTCTCTATCCGTGGGCCTTCGCGCGTCACAACAACGGCGCGTTCGTGTTGCGCATCGAAGACACCGACCTTGAGCGCTCCTCGCAGCAGGCCGTGGACGTCATTCTGGAAGGCATGGAATGGCTCGGCCTCGATTACGACGAAGGTCCGTTCTATCAGATGCAGCGCATGGATCGCTATCGTGAAGTGCTGGAGCAACTGAAGGCGGGCGGTCACGTCTATCCGTGCTACATGAGCATGGAAGAACTCGACGAACTGCGTGAGCAGCAACGCGTGCGTGGTGAGAAGCCGCGTTACGACGGCCGCTGGCGTCCGGAGCCGGGCAAGGTATTGCCCGAGCCGCCGGCCGGTGTGCAGCCGGTGCTGCGCTTCAAGAACCCGCTGACCGGCAGCGTCGTGTGGGAAGACGCGGTCAAGGGCCGCATCGAAATCTCGAACGAAGAACTCGACGATCTGGTGATCGCGCGCCCCGACGGCACCCCGACGTATAACTTCTGCGTGGTCGTCGACGACATCGACATGGACATCACGCACGTGATTCGTGGCGACGACCACGTGAACAACACGCCGCGTCAGATCAACATCTTCGAAGCGCTGGGCAAGAAGTGGCCTGTGTATGCGCACTTGCCCACGGTGCTCAACGACCAGGGCGAGAAGATGTCGAAGCGCAACGGTGCGATGAGCGTCGTGCAGTACCGCGAAGAAGGCTACCTGCCGGAAGCCGTGGTGAACTATCTGGCGCGTCTGGGCTGGGCGCACGGCGACGCGGAAGTGTTCTCGCGCGAGCAGTTCGTGGCGTGGTTCGATCTGGAACATCTTGGCAAGTCGCCCGCACAGCACAACCCGGAAAAGCTTCTGTGGCTGAACAACCAGTACCTGAAGCAGGCGGACAACGACCGTCTGGCCGGGCTGACCGAGCCGTTCCTGCAAAAGGCGGGCGTGTCGATCGAGGGTGGCCCGTCGCTGGCCGGTGTCGTCGGTTTGTTCAAGGATCGCGCCAACACGATCAAGGACATCGCAGCGAGCGCCGAGATGTTCTACCGCGCACCCGCTCCGTCGGCTGAAGACATGACGCAACATATGACCGATGCCGCACGCGCTGCCGTGAAAGATCTGGCGGCTGCGTTGGCCGCGCTGACCGAATGGAAGAAAGAAGCCATTTCACCGGCGTTCAAGGCGACGCTCGCGCAGCACGGCATGAAGATGCCGCAACTCGCGATGCCGGTGCGTCTGCTTGTCGTGGGCACCACGCACACGCCAGCCATCGACGCCGTGCTCGAACTGCTGGGCCGCGACGCCGTGCTGGCGCGTCTGGCCGCCTGA
- a CDS encoding phosphoethanolamine transferase — translation MKSLFYRLGLGLGGLALFWVLGMLSANEFGKSAAIMATALPGLGGLCLLLRARPAWLSATTLGVIAVFFLDAATKGFLRDYFGLRPNHLLVLQAVFNTNPAETGEFFRHNWRDVAEASAVFTILMTAVVVLERRLPRAAAHRPLRRRSKVAVATLFTGFVALHLNPTMAKENPILYWPLRYLDYKGQLAHADELQRQLERNMAQRADWQVQYRGPAQKTVVWVIGESSNRNNMSLYGYARNTTPMLDTMRDDLIVFRDVVSSEPATMASLMKMLTPAHLDDPDAWTSKPDLVMLAKEAGFRTYWISNQMPNDGWLGLVANRADERVFINKGAGRGENNFDGNLLPDFEAALASEAPRKLIVVHLLGAHPTYDMRYPDEFARFDNTDDSVMATLEAQGRSLWVRHARNDYDNAIAYNDFVVSSLIRKTMAATGSSDASLLFSSDHAQEVGHTRNHSGQSVADASGYEIPMLVWSRNAVDAKARLALEQRPYQTDRLDHTMLGLLDIDTPYYNASHDILSDAFVPTPRRINGRAYVPSGQAALSADAG, via the coding sequence TTGAAATCACTGTTTTATCGCCTCGGACTCGGGCTCGGCGGACTCGCCCTGTTCTGGGTGCTCGGCATGCTCAGCGCGAACGAATTCGGCAAGAGTGCGGCGATCATGGCAACGGCCTTGCCGGGACTCGGTGGCCTGTGCCTTCTGCTGCGTGCGAGACCTGCGTGGCTCAGCGCCACCACGCTGGGCGTCATCGCCGTGTTCTTTCTCGACGCAGCAACCAAAGGATTCCTGCGCGATTATTTCGGTCTGCGTCCGAATCATCTGCTTGTGTTGCAGGCGGTGTTCAACACCAATCCGGCCGAGACGGGCGAGTTCTTTCGCCATAACTGGCGCGACGTGGCCGAAGCCAGCGCGGTCTTCACGATTTTGATGACGGCAGTGGTCGTACTTGAGCGCCGCCTGCCGCGCGCGGCGGCTCACCGTCCGCTGCGACGCCGCAGCAAGGTTGCCGTGGCCACGCTCTTCACTGGCTTCGTCGCGCTGCATCTGAACCCGACGATGGCCAAGGAAAATCCAATCCTCTACTGGCCCCTTCGTTACCTCGACTACAAGGGCCAGTTGGCGCACGCCGACGAATTGCAGCGTCAGCTCGAGCGCAATATGGCGCAGCGCGCCGACTGGCAAGTGCAGTATCGCGGACCAGCGCAAAAAACGGTGGTGTGGGTGATTGGCGAGAGTTCGAACCGCAACAACATGTCGCTCTACGGCTACGCACGCAACACCACGCCGATGCTCGACACGATGCGCGACGACCTCATCGTGTTCCGCGATGTCGTGTCCTCGGAACCGGCGACAATGGCTTCGCTCATGAAGATGCTCACGCCCGCACACCTCGACGACCCCGACGCCTGGACGAGCAAACCCGACCTCGTGATGCTCGCCAAAGAGGCCGGATTCCGCACGTACTGGATCTCGAATCAGATGCCCAACGACGGTTGGCTAGGGCTAGTCGCCAACCGTGCAGACGAGCGAGTCTTCATCAACAAGGGCGCCGGACGCGGCGAGAACAACTTTGACGGCAATTTGCTGCCAGACTTCGAAGCGGCGCTGGCGAGCGAAGCACCACGCAAGCTCATCGTCGTGCATTTGCTGGGCGCGCACCCGACCTACGATATGCGCTACCCCGACGAGTTCGCACGTTTCGACAATACCGACGACAGCGTGATGGCCACGCTTGAAGCGCAGGGGCGCTCGCTCTGGGTGCGTCATGCGCGCAACGACTACGACAACGCTATCGCCTACAACGACTTTGTCGTCTCCAGTCTGATTCGCAAGACGATGGCCGCGACCGGATCGTCGGACGCGAGTCTGCTGTTCAGCTCGGATCACGCGCAAGAGGTCGGTCACACGCGCAATCACTCGGGCCAGTCGGTGGCCGACGCCTCCGGTTACGAGATTCCGATGCTGGTCTGGTCGCGCAACGCCGTCGATGCGAAAGCACGCCTGGCGTTGGAGCAGCGACCGTACCAGACCGACCGTCTGGACCACACGATGCTCGGCCTGCTCGATATCGACACGCCGTACTACAACGCGTCGCACGACATACTGAGCGATGCATTCGTGCCCACGCCCCGCCGCATCAACGGCCGTGCGTATGTGCCATCAGGGCAAGCAGCCTTATCGGCCGACGCGGGCTAA
- the ssuD gene encoding FMNH2-dependent alkanesulfonate monooxygenase yields MQVFWFIPTHGDARYLGTSDGGRVFDFDYARQIASAVDTLGYEGVLLPTGRSCEDAWVTASSLIGATRHLKFLVAIRPGIASPGLTARMAATFDRLSGGRLLINVVTGGDAGELEGDGFFADHAQRYEVTDEFLRIWRSILEKSHRGESVDFDGEHLRAKGAKLLYPPVQRPHPPLYFGGSSEAARQIAAEQLDVYLTWGEPLADVAEKIADVRARAAKLGRTLRFGLRLHVIVRETEDEAWRAADSLISKLDDETIARVQTQFAKMDSEGQRRMAALHGGRRDKLVVAPNLWAGVGLVRGGAGTALVGDGPTVAQRLREYADLGIDTFILSGYPHLEEAYRFAELVFPHLPREVREKLGNGHGPLSGPIGEVMANNIVPQASQS; encoded by the coding sequence ATGCAAGTCTTCTGGTTTATTCCGACGCATGGCGACGCCCGTTATCTCGGCACGTCCGACGGCGGGCGCGTGTTCGATTTCGACTACGCGCGACAGATCGCCAGCGCGGTCGACACCCTGGGTTACGAAGGCGTCCTGCTGCCCACGGGGCGTTCCTGCGAAGACGCATGGGTGACGGCGTCGAGCCTGATCGGCGCGACGCGTCACCTGAAGTTTCTCGTCGCCATTCGCCCCGGCATCGCATCGCCTGGGCTCACCGCACGCATGGCGGCGACGTTCGATCGCCTCTCGGGCGGCAGGCTATTGATCAACGTTGTGACGGGCGGCGACGCCGGTGAACTCGAAGGCGACGGCTTCTTTGCCGACCACGCGCAGCGCTACGAAGTGACGGACGAATTCCTGCGCATCTGGCGTTCGATTCTGGAGAAGTCGCATCGCGGCGAGAGCGTGGATTTCGATGGCGAGCATCTGCGCGCGAAGGGTGCGAAGCTGCTGTATCCGCCGGTGCAGAGGCCGCATCCGCCGCTCTATTTCGGTGGGTCTTCGGAGGCAGCGCGTCAGATTGCGGCCGAGCAGCTCGACGTCTATCTGACGTGGGGCGAACCGCTGGCCGACGTTGCCGAGAAAATCGCGGACGTGCGTGCGCGCGCCGCCAAACTCGGGCGCACGTTGCGCTTCGGTCTGCGCTTGCACGTGATCGTGCGCGAGACGGAAGACGAAGCGTGGCGCGCCGCCGACTCGCTCATCAGCAAGCTCGACGACGAGACCATCGCGCGCGTGCAGACACAGTTTGCGAAGATGGATTCGGAAGGACAGCGACGCATGGCTGCGTTGCATGGCGGACGCCGCGACAAGCTCGTGGTCGCACCGAACCTGTGGGCCGGTGTGGGACTCGTGCGCGGCGGCGCTGGCACGGCACTCGTGGGCGATGGCCCGACGGTGGCCCAGCGTTTGCGCGAATACGCAGATCTTGGGATCGACACGTTCATTCTGTCGGGCTATCCGCACCTCGAAGAAGCGTATCGCTTTGCCGAACTGGTGTTCCCGCATCTGCCGCGCGAGGTGCGCGAGAAGCTTGGGAACGGTCACGGTCCGTTGTCCGGGCCGATTGGCGAAGTGATGGCCAACAACATCGTGCCGCAGGCCTCGCAAAGCTGA